CTATAATAGTTAATTTTCTTCAATTACTTAGTCATAAAGCAAATATAGATGTTTACTATTTGAACCTAGTTTTCAAAATCCTAGGTATAGCATATATTACATCATTTTGCTCCGAAGTTTGCAAGGATGCAGGCGTATCCGGCATAGGAAATAAAGTTGAGCTAGCAGGTAAAATAATAATTCTTTCTCTAAGTATTCCAATATTAATGGCAGTATTAGATGCCATAATAAAAATTATATAAAAGAGGGTAAGAATATGA
The nucleotide sequence above comes from Hathewaya histolytica. Encoded proteins:
- the spoIIIAD gene encoding stage III sporulation protein AD, translating into MNIFKIVGFAFISLSIVLIFKGRRDDLATEISLAAGIVIFLLVVPKLTIIVNFLQLLSHKANIDVYYLNLVFKILGIAYITSFCSEVCKDAGVSGIGNKVELAGKIIILSLSIPILMAVLDAIIKII